One segment of Peromyscus leucopus breed LL Stock chromosome 5, UCI_PerLeu_2.1, whole genome shotgun sequence DNA contains the following:
- the Il15 gene encoding interleukin-15 isoform X3, protein MGLRFPGWKAQGETPADSPLVPRLLTLATACTLQPELHGDILRRGSPVHPAPLQSRAACWSSCESLQPAASRSLRCTSPGTAGTLPGQAQQEQRASVCPRPVAELDEDRILLLGRLSSTSNRAQRGQERRCSGWMAAGSPSP, encoded by the exons aTGGGGTTGAGATTCCCTGGCTGGAAAGCACAAGGGGAAACCCCAGCTGATTCCCCCCTGGTACCTCGATTGCTCACACTGGCTACTGCCTGCACCCTGCAGCCAGAACTCCATGGAG ACATTCTTCGCCGGGGTTCTCCTGTACATCCCGCCCCCCTGCAGAGTAGGGCAGCTTGCTGGTCCTCCTGCGAGTCTCTCCAGCCGGCTGCGTCCCGCAGCTTGCGGTGCACCTCGCCCGGCACTGCAGGGACCTTGCCAGGGCAGGCCCAGCAGGAGCAACGCGCGTCTGTCTGCCCCCGCCCAGTGGCAGAGTTGGACGAAGACAGGATCCTGCTGCTTGGAAGGCTGAGTTCCACATCTAACCGAGCTCAGAGAGGTCAGGAAAG